TGCGGATATTATAATAATGGATGAGCCGACGACTTCATTATCAGAAAATGAAAAGTTATCACTGTTCAAAATAATAAAAATGCTTAAAGAAGAAGGAAAGACTATTTTATACATCTCTCATATGCTTGAAGAAATATTCGTAACATGTGACAGAATAAGCATACTGAAAGACGGAGTTTATGAAGGAACTTATAATGTCAGTGATATGACAAAGGATAAAATTATTTCTTTAATGATAGGGGAAAATAAGAAAGATACGAGCTTGAAAAAAAGAACGAGCGGACAGAAAAAAGAAAAAGTGCTGGAGTTGAAGTCAATAAATAAAGGCTCTATATTGAAGGACATAAATTTAGTTCTTAATCAGGGGGAAATATTAGGAATAGCCGGACTTGTGGGAGCAGGACGAACTGAACTCGCAGAAGTCATATACGGAAAAGAAAAATTTGATTCAGGAGAATTATTTATAAATAACACAAAAACTCAAATAAAATCTCCGGAAGCAGCTATAAAAAAAGGGATAGGTCTGATTCCGGAAGACAGAAAAAATTTAGGATTAATTCAAAAACATTCTGTTACTAAGAATGCTACTTTAATACAACTGGATAAAATAATTTCCGCTATATTTATAAATAAGAAAAAAGAAAAAAATTATATAAATGAAGCTATTAAAGAGATGTCTATCAAAGTAAGCGATTCTGATGCAAAAGTATCAAATCTCAGCGGAGGAAATCAACAGAAAGTAGTAGTGTCAAAATGGATGGGCATGGATTTGAAAATACTTATATTTGATGAACCTACAAAAGGGATAGATGTGGGAGCAAAAGAAGATATTTTCAAAATAATAGATGATTTTTCCAGCCAAGGAATGAGCATTATATTTATATCTTCTGATTTGGAAGAGGTGGAAAGGGTCTCAGACAGAGTTGTTATTATGAAAGAAGGAAAAATAGTAAAAGAACTCCAAGACGACGAAATTACAATAGATAAAATAAATTATTATTCTTTAAACGGATAAAGGAGAAGTGTGAAATGAGATTAAAAGCAATGCATAAAATAAATTTTAAAGATTATGGTGTGATAATAGGATTTTTATTGCTTTGTGCAATTATAAGTTTTGCTACGCCTAATTTTTTAACAAAAACGAATATACTGAATCTGTTAAGACAATCATCTATAATCGGAATTATAGCCACAGGAATGACTTTTGTGATAATATCCGGGAATTTTGATCTGTCAGTGGGAGCTATAGCAGCTTTAAGCGGTGCAATAACAATGACTTTTTTATCCGGAGGGCATAATCTGGCTTTGGCAATACTTGC
This portion of the Sebaldella sp. S0638 genome encodes:
- a CDS encoding ATP-binding cassette domain-containing protein, translated to MRALEEILKISNLSKSFGKVEVLKNLSFGIKKGEVHAILGANGAGKSTLMKIIGGVQKQTEGKLYYKGEETIFNSPGEAQKKGISIIYQELSLIPTMTAVENLFLGREITGNSGLTNKRKMVSEFNELCKKLKFDIDPEEKVRKLSISKQQMIEIMKVIHQSADIIIMDEPTTSLSENEKLSLFKIIKMLKEEGKTILYISHMLEEIFVTCDRISILKDGVYEGTYNVSDMTKDKIISLMIGENKKDTSLKKRTSGQKKEKVLELKSINKGSILKDINLVLNQGEILGIAGLVGAGRTELAEVIYGKEKFDSGELFINNTKTQIKSPEAAIKKGIGLIPEDRKNLGLIQKHSVTKNATLIQLDKIISAIFINKKKEKNYINEAIKEMSIKVSDSDAKVSNLSGGNQQKVVVSKWMGMDLKILIFDEPTKGIDVGAKEDIFKIIDDFSSQGMSIIFISSDLEEVERVSDRVVIMKEGKIVKELQDDEITIDKINYYSLNG